The Kitasatospora setae KM-6054 genome contains a region encoding:
- a CDS encoding cysteine desulfurase/sulfurtransferase TusA family protein yields MPYFDAASTAPLHPVARQALLAALDEGWADPARLHRSGRQARMLLDAARETVAEALGARADEVSFTSSGTQALHSGLLGALRGHRRRGSHLLHSAVEHSAVLHTAERWAADGGSATAVPVDRHGRVSAAEFAAALRPDTALAVLQSANHEVGTLQPVAETAELLGGVPLLVDAAQSAGRLPVPAGWSLLTASAHKWGGPAGVGVLAVRKGVRFSSALPADEREGGRAPGFPNVPAIVAAAASLRAVRAEAEAENARLRELVDLVRHRVPELVPAVEVVGHPELRLPHLVTFSCLYVDGEVLLTGLDRAGFAASSGSSCTSSTLTPSHVLAAMGVLTEGNLRVSLPAGTTRAEVDAFLEVLPRVVAEVRAPLGLDLALPGSGPADGSADGPAGGSAAALVIDTLGKRCPVPIIELAKRVGEVAPGGLVAVLSDDEAARHDIPAWCGMCGHSYTGEAPAAEYGGGHGTAYLVTVRG; encoded by the coding sequence GTGCCCTACTTCGACGCCGCCTCCACCGCCCCGCTCCACCCCGTGGCCCGGCAGGCCCTGCTCGCCGCCCTCGACGAGGGCTGGGCCGACCCCGCCCGGCTGCACCGCTCCGGGCGGCAGGCCCGGATGCTGCTGGACGCCGCCCGGGAGACCGTCGCCGAGGCGCTCGGGGCCCGGGCCGACGAGGTCTCCTTCACCTCCTCCGGGACCCAGGCCCTGCACTCCGGCCTGCTCGGCGCGCTGCGCGGCCACCGCCGCCGCGGCTCCCACCTGCTGCACTCCGCCGTCGAGCACTCCGCCGTGCTGCACACCGCCGAACGCTGGGCGGCCGACGGCGGCAGCGCCACCGCCGTCCCGGTCGACCGGCACGGCCGGGTCTCCGCCGCGGAGTTCGCCGCCGCACTGCGGCCGGACACCGCGCTCGCCGTGCTGCAGTCCGCGAACCACGAGGTCGGCACCCTGCAGCCGGTCGCCGAGACCGCCGAACTGCTCGGCGGCGTCCCGCTGCTGGTCGACGCCGCGCAGAGCGCCGGGCGGCTGCCCGTCCCGGCCGGCTGGTCGCTGCTCACCGCGAGCGCCCACAAGTGGGGCGGCCCGGCCGGCGTCGGCGTGCTCGCCGTCCGCAAGGGGGTGCGGTTCTCCTCCGCGCTGCCCGCCGACGAGCGGGAGGGCGGCCGGGCGCCCGGGTTCCCGAACGTGCCCGCGATCGTCGCTGCGGCGGCCTCGCTGCGGGCCGTCCGGGCCGAGGCGGAGGCGGAGAACGCGCGGCTGCGCGAGCTGGTCGACCTGGTCCGGCACCGCGTGCCCGAGCTGGTCCCGGCCGTCGAGGTGGTCGGCCACCCCGAGCTGCGGCTGCCGCACCTGGTGACGTTCTCCTGCCTGTACGTCGACGGCGAGGTGCTGCTCACCGGGCTGGACCGGGCCGGCTTCGCCGCCAGCTCCGGCTCCTCCTGCACCTCCAGCACCCTGACGCCCAGCCACGTGCTGGCCGCGATGGGCGTCCTCACCGAGGGCAACCTGCGGGTCTCGCTGCCCGCCGGCACCACCCGCGCCGAGGTCGACGCGTTCCTGGAGGTGCTCCCCCGGGTCGTCGCCGAGGTCCGCGCCCCGCTCGGCCTCGACCTCGCGCTGCCGGGCAGCGGCCCGGCGGACGGCTCGGCGGACGGCCCGGCGGGCGGCTCCGCCGCGGCCCTGGTGATCGACACCCTGGGCAAGCGCTGCCCGGTCCCGATCATCGAACTCGCCAAGCGGGTCGGCGAGGTCGCCCCCGGCGGCCTGGTCGCCGTCCTCTCCGACGACGAGGCGGCCCGGCACGACATCCCGGCCTGGTGCGGGATGTGCGGGCACAGCTACACCGGCGAGGCCCCCGCCGCGGAGTACGGCGGGGGCCACGGCACGGCGTACCTGGTCACGGTGCGGGGGTAG
- a CDS encoding L,D-transpeptidase, with the protein MLLLAPAAACSGGGGGSEKDASRQIDVAPLVHTSAAGEKADPAKAFTVSTDGGNKLAAVTVTGPDGVPLAGELAADGQHWQTTDPLRAGAAYRVKVAAEDGKGGHGETDSAFTTADPQHVVTAELGPDSSGSGVYGVGQPLTVKLSEAVTDPAARQQVERGLTVTSQPAVTGAWYWVDDENLHFRPQEYWPANTTVKLAYDLPGVRISDGVYGGEQRSLALRTGDRIEALVDAGSDQLTYKRNGEVVKTIPITTGKPGFDTRNGVKVVLGQESDVRMSSETIGIAAGSSESYDLDVKWATRVTWSGEYVHAAPWSVWAQGKENVSHGCTGMSTDQAKWFFENTRVGDIVQVVNSKGHEMEPFGNGFGDWNVGFDEYVKHSALGKPVSTAPTGQAAADATPSPSVNTGPSPSAGAGR; encoded by the coding sequence ATGCTGCTCCTGGCCCCCGCCGCGGCCTGCTCCGGAGGCGGTGGCGGATCGGAGAAGGACGCGTCCCGCCAGATCGACGTGGCACCGCTGGTGCACACCTCTGCCGCCGGGGAGAAGGCCGACCCGGCGAAGGCGTTCACCGTCAGCACGGACGGCGGCAACAAGCTGGCCGCCGTCACCGTCACCGGCCCCGACGGCGTACCGTTGGCCGGCGAGCTGGCCGCCGACGGGCAGCACTGGCAGACCACCGACCCGCTCCGGGCCGGCGCCGCCTACCGCGTCAAGGTCGCGGCCGAGGACGGCAAGGGCGGCCACGGCGAGACCGACTCGGCGTTCACCACCGCCGACCCGCAGCACGTCGTCACCGCCGAACTCGGCCCGGACAGCTCGGGCAGCGGGGTCTACGGCGTCGGCCAGCCGCTCACCGTCAAGCTCTCCGAGGCGGTCACCGACCCGGCGGCCCGGCAGCAGGTCGAACGCGGACTGACCGTCACCTCGCAGCCCGCCGTGACCGGCGCCTGGTACTGGGTCGACGACGAGAACCTGCACTTCCGGCCGCAGGAGTACTGGCCCGCCAACACCACCGTCAAGCTCGCCTACGACCTGCCGGGCGTCCGGATCTCCGACGGTGTCTACGGCGGCGAGCAGCGCAGCCTGGCGCTGCGGACCGGCGACCGGATCGAGGCGCTGGTCGACGCGGGTAGCGACCAGCTGACGTACAAGCGCAACGGCGAGGTGGTGAAGACCATCCCGATCACCACCGGCAAGCCCGGCTTCGACACCCGCAACGGCGTCAAGGTGGTGCTCGGCCAGGAGTCCGACGTCCGGATGAGCAGCGAGACGATCGGCATCGCGGCCGGCAGCAGCGAGTCCTACGACCTCGACGTGAAGTGGGCGACCCGGGTCACCTGGAGCGGCGAGTACGTGCACGCGGCGCCCTGGTCGGTGTGGGCGCAGGGCAAGGAGAACGTCAGCCACGGCTGCACCGGGATGAGCACCGACCAGGCGAAGTGGTTCTTCGAGAACACCCGGGTCGGCGACATCGTGCAGGTGGTCAACAGCAAGGGCCACGAGATGGAGCCGTTCGGCAACGGCTTCGGCGACTGGAACGTGGGCTTCGACGAGTACGTGAAGCACAGCGCGCTGGGCAAGCCGGTCAGCACCGCGCCGACTGGGCAGGCGGCGGCCGACGCGACCCCGAGCCCGTCGGTGAACACCGGCCCGAGCCCGTCCGCCGGCGCGGGCCGGTGA
- the ctaD gene encoding aa3-type cytochrome oxidase subunit I, translating to MTILNEPAAAGGGAGAVTSGTPRVRKPGNAIIKWLTTTDHKTIGTMYLATSFAFFLIGGVLALVMRAELARPGTQILSNEQFNQAFTMHGTIMLLMFATPLFAGFANWIMPLQIGAPDVAFPRLNMFAYWLYLFGSVIAVAGFVTPQGAADFGWFAYSPLSDAVRSPGIGADMWIMGLAFSGFGTILGAVNFITTIICMRAPGMTMFRMSIFVWNVLLTAVLVLLAFPVLAAALFALEADRKFGAHVFDPTNGGALLWQHLFWFFGHPEVYIIALPFFGIVSEIIPVFSRKPMFGYSGLIAATIAIAGLSVTVWAHHMYVTGQVLLPFFSFMTFLIAVPTGVKFFNWVGTMWKGSLSFETPMLWTIGFLVTFLFGGLTGVLLASPPIDFHVSDSYFVVAHFHYVVFGTVVFAMFAGFHFWWPKMTGKMLDERLGKITFWTLFIGFHSTFLVQHWLGAEGMPRRYADYLASDGFTTLNTVSTIGSFLLGLSILPFLYNVWKTAKYGEKIEVDDPWGYGRSLEWATSCPPPRHNFTTLPRIRSESPAFDLHHPEIAALDYLENHGEPAKHFEGVTPAQYDRPSLGKGKKDGDAR from the coding sequence GTGACCATCCTCAACGAGCCCGCCGCGGCCGGCGGGGGAGCCGGGGCCGTCACCTCGGGGACTCCGCGGGTGCGCAAGCCGGGCAACGCGATCATCAAGTGGCTCACCACCACCGACCACAAGACGATCGGCACGATGTACCTGGCGACCTCGTTCGCCTTCTTCCTGATCGGCGGCGTGCTCGCCCTGGTCATGCGTGCCGAGCTGGCCCGTCCGGGCACCCAGATCCTGTCGAACGAGCAGTTCAACCAGGCGTTCACCATGCATGGCACGATCATGCTGCTGATGTTCGCCACCCCGCTGTTCGCCGGCTTCGCCAACTGGATCATGCCGCTCCAGATCGGCGCCCCCGACGTGGCCTTCCCGCGTCTGAACATGTTCGCCTACTGGCTGTACCTGTTCGGCTCGGTCATCGCGGTGGCCGGCTTCGTGACCCCGCAGGGCGCCGCCGACTTCGGCTGGTTCGCCTACTCGCCGCTGAGCGACGCGGTCCGTTCGCCCGGCATCGGCGCCGACATGTGGATCATGGGTCTGGCCTTCTCCGGCTTCGGCACCATCCTCGGCGCGGTCAACTTCATCACCACGATCATCTGCATGCGCGCGCCCGGCATGACGATGTTCCGGATGTCGATCTTCGTCTGGAACGTCCTGCTGACCGCCGTGCTGGTCCTGCTGGCCTTCCCGGTCCTCGCGGCCGCGCTGTTCGCCCTGGAGGCGGACCGGAAGTTCGGGGCGCACGTCTTCGACCCGACGAACGGCGGCGCGCTGCTCTGGCAGCACCTGTTCTGGTTCTTCGGCCACCCCGAGGTGTACATCATCGCGCTGCCGTTCTTCGGCATCGTGTCCGAGATCATCCCGGTCTTCAGCCGCAAGCCGATGTTCGGCTACTCCGGCCTGATCGCCGCGACCATCGCCATCGCCGGCCTCTCGGTGACGGTGTGGGCGCACCACATGTACGTGACAGGACAGGTACTCCTCCCGTTCTTCTCGTTCATGACCTTCCTGATCGCGGTCCCGACCGGTGTGAAGTTCTTCAACTGGGTCGGCACCATGTGGAAGGGCTCGCTGAGCTTCGAGACCCCGATGCTCTGGACGATCGGCTTCCTGGTCACCTTCCTGTTCGGCGGTCTGACGGGCGTCCTGCTCGCCTCCCCGCCGATCGACTTCCACGTCTCGGACTCGTACTTCGTCGTCGCGCACTTCCACTACGTGGTGTTCGGCACCGTCGTGTTCGCGATGTTCGCCGGCTTCCACTTCTGGTGGCCGAAGATGACCGGCAAGATGCTGGACGAGCGCCTCGGCAAGATCACCTTCTGGACGCTGTTCATCGGCTTCCACTCCACCTTCCTGGTCCAGCACTGGCTGGGCGCGGAGGGCATGCCGCGCCGCTACGCCGACTACCTGGCCTCGGACGGCTTCACCACGCTGAACACCGTCTCGACCATCGGCTCGTTCCTGCTCGGCCTGTCGATCCTGCCGTTCCTCTACAACGTCTGGAAGACGGCGAAGTACGGCGAGAAGATCGAGGTCGACGACCCGTGGGGCTACGGCCGTTCGCTGGAGTGGGCGACCTCCTGCCCGCCGCCGCGGCACAACTTCACCACCCTGCCGCGGATCCGCTCCGAATCCCCGGCGTTCGACCTGCACCACCCGGAGATCGCCGCGCTGGACTACCTGGAGAACCACGGTGAGCCGGCCAAGCACTTCGAGGGCGTGACCCCCGCGCAGTACGACCGTCCGTCGCTGGGCAAGGGCAAGAAGGATGGTGACGCCCGATGA
- the ctaC gene encoding aa3-type cytochrome oxidase subunit II — translation MSPNGSDRSPRRTMRRKLPQALALGLVIATATGCSANDLPRLGLPSPVTKEGPLVLHMWQGSWIAALIVGALMWGLIIWSVIFHRRSRTKVEIPAQTRYNVPIEALYTAVPIVIVSVLFYFVARDESALTKVDEKPQHTINVVGFQWSWAFNYENSEIPDPASTTAAYDVGSTKEPPTLYLPINETVKFRLTSNDVIHDFWPVNFMMKMDVVPGVVNEFQVTPTALGTYRGKCAELCGVDHSRMLFNVKVVTAAEYQQHLKDLRDNGKAGAVPAGILPTGSSEEK, via the coding sequence GTGAGTCCCAACGGCTCCGACCGCTCGCCGCGGCGCACGATGCGGCGGAAGCTGCCTCAGGCGCTGGCACTGGGCCTCGTCATCGCGACCGCCACCGGCTGCTCGGCCAACGACCTGCCCAGGCTTGGCCTCCCCAGTCCCGTCACCAAGGAAGGGCCGCTGGTCCTTCACATGTGGCAGGGCTCGTGGATCGCGGCTCTGATTGTCGGCGCACTGATGTGGGGTCTGATCATCTGGAGCGTGATCTTCCACCGGCGTAGCCGCACCAAGGTGGAGATCCCCGCTCAGACCCGGTACAACGTGCCCATCGAGGCGCTCTACACCGCGGTTCCGATCGTCATCGTCTCGGTGCTGTTCTACTTCGTCGCCCGTGACGAGTCGGCCCTGACGAAGGTCGACGAGAAGCCCCAGCACACCATCAACGTGGTGGGCTTCCAGTGGAGTTGGGCGTTCAACTACGAGAACTCCGAGATCCCGGACCCGGCGAGCACCACCGCCGCGTACGACGTCGGCAGCACCAAGGAGCCCCCGACGCTCTACCTGCCGATCAACGAGACCGTGAAGTTCCGGCTGACCTCCAACGACGTCATCCACGACTTCTGGCCCGTCAACTTCATGATGAAGATGGACGTCGTCCCCGGTGTGGTCAACGAGTTCCAGGTCACCCCGACCGCGCTCGGCACCTACCGCGGCAAGTGCGCCGAGCTCTGCGGTGTCGACCACTCGCGGATGCTCTTCAACGTGAAGGTCGTCACGGCCGCCGAGTACCAGCAGCACCTCAAGGACCTCCGCGACAACGGCAAGGCCGGTGCGGTTCCCGCAGGCATCCTCCCCACGGGAAGTAGTGAAGAGAAGTGA
- the erpA gene encoding iron-sulfur cluster insertion protein ErpA gives MTVQDETTVESGILLTDAAAAKIKGLLEQEGRDDLSLRVAVQPGGCSGLRYQLFFDERSLDGDVVKDFDGVQVVTDRMSAPYLGGATVDFVDTIEKQGFTIDNPNATGSCACGDSFS, from the coding sequence ATGACCGTCCAGGACGAGACCACTGTCGAGAGTGGCATCCTCCTCACCGACGCCGCCGCGGCCAAGATCAAGGGCCTGCTGGAGCAGGAGGGTCGCGACGACCTCTCGCTGCGCGTCGCCGTGCAGCCGGGCGGCTGCTCGGGCCTGCGCTACCAGCTGTTCTTCGACGAGCGCTCGCTCGACGGCGACGTCGTCAAGGACTTCGACGGCGTCCAGGTCGTCACCGACCGGATGAGCGCCCCCTACCTGGGCGGCGCCACCGTCGACTTCGTCGACACCATCGAGAAGCAGGGCTTCACGATCGACAACCCCAACGCCACCGGCTCCTGCGCCTGCGGCGACTCGTTCAGCTAA
- a CDS encoding carbohydrate kinase family protein, translating to MRIAVAGSIATDHLTTFPGRFADQLVPEQLHTVSLSFLVDTLDIRRGGVGPNIAFGMGVLGLNPVLVGAAGADFAEYRSWLDRHGVDTESVHISESRHTARFMCTTDQDHNQIASFYTGAMAEARNIELKPIADRIGGLDLVLIGADDPAAMVRHTQECRTRGYAFAADPSQQLARLEGDDIREIVDGAAYLFTNEYEAALIESKTGWSPDEILDRVGTRVTTLGPKGVRIQRKGEPDVVVGCAAEERKADPTGVGDAFRAGFLAGLSWGLGLERAAQTGCMLATLVIETVGTQEYDLRGGRFLERFEDAYGPEAAAELRDRISL from the coding sequence GTGCGCATCGCCGTCGCCGGCTCGATCGCCACCGACCACCTGACGACCTTCCCCGGGCGGTTCGCCGACCAACTGGTGCCCGAGCAGCTGCACACCGTCTCGCTCTCCTTCCTGGTCGACACCCTGGACATCCGCCGCGGCGGCGTCGGCCCGAACATCGCCTTCGGCATGGGCGTGCTCGGCCTGAACCCCGTCCTGGTCGGCGCGGCCGGCGCCGACTTCGCCGAGTACCGCAGCTGGCTCGACCGGCACGGCGTCGACACCGAGTCCGTGCACATCTCGGAGAGCCGGCACACCGCCCGCTTCATGTGCACCACCGACCAGGACCACAACCAGATCGCGTCCTTCTACACCGGCGCGATGGCCGAGGCCCGCAACATCGAGCTCAAGCCGATCGCCGACCGGATCGGCGGCCTCGACCTGGTCCTGATCGGCGCCGACGACCCCGCCGCGATGGTCCGCCACACCCAGGAGTGCCGCACCCGCGGCTACGCCTTCGCCGCCGACCCCTCCCAGCAGCTCGCCCGGCTGGAGGGCGACGACATCCGGGAGATCGTCGACGGCGCCGCGTACCTCTTCACCAACGAGTACGAGGCCGCGCTGATCGAGTCCAAGACCGGCTGGTCCCCGGACGAGATCCTCGACCGGGTCGGCACCCGGGTCACCACCCTCGGCCCCAAGGGCGTCCGGATCCAGCGCAAGGGCGAGCCCGACGTCGTCGTCGGCTGCGCCGCCGAGGAGCGCAAGGCCGACCCCACCGGCGTCGGCGACGCCTTCCGCGCGGGCTTCCTGGCCGGCCTCTCCTGGGGCCTCGGCCTCGAACGCGCCGCCCAGACCGGCTGCATGCTCGCCACCCTGGTCATCGAGACCGTCGGCACCCAGGAGTACGACCTGCGCGGCGGCCGCTTCCTGGAGCGCTTCGAGGACGCCTACGGCCCGGAGGCCGCCGCCGAACTGCGGGACCGGATCAGCCTCTGA
- a CDS encoding purine-cytosine permease family protein produces MESTIPDPHTELPTHPPAPADRTAADRAGRAPRVEAHGIDHIPDEERHGRPRDLFAVWAAPNVSYLNLVVGGTLVLIGLDLWQSLAVIAAGNLLWAGVGLLAVSGPAAGAPSEVIMRAMFGVRGNRVNTAVTGWLVSVCYLALNWAAASLAAFGLAERAGLTPGTPLKVLVIVLVAAATLAISVYGHATIVRLYGPFTLVLTAVFLLLTGYLLTGGHTDWHYRPAEPLHGTALLAALAGGTALIASAPLSYSTSADFSRYLPRTASPRAVAGWTALGAFVPSVLFTALGTLAATTLDMTDPQSALTAVLPGWARPLFLLAIVLSAVANNAMTAYSSGLALQAVGLRIRRSRSVALDGALGVALTLYALLVSDFLDTVNSVLELMVALTGPVMAVYATDIVLRRNRYHGPDLTDETPASPHWYARGVNPAGAVALLLGTAAATLCLSTPVFTGWIAGALAGTDLSLPAGMLTAAAAYWLLTPRRTAG; encoded by the coding sequence ATGGAATCCACGATTCCAGACCCCCACACGGAGCTCCCCACGCACCCGCCCGCCCCCGCCGACCGAACCGCCGCCGACCGGGCCGGCCGGGCCCCCCGGGTCGAGGCCCACGGCATCGACCACATCCCCGACGAGGAGCGCCACGGCCGCCCCCGCGACCTGTTCGCCGTCTGGGCCGCCCCCAACGTCAGCTACCTCAACCTGGTGGTCGGCGGCACCCTGGTGCTGATCGGCCTCGACCTGTGGCAGTCGCTGGCCGTCATCGCGGCCGGCAACCTGCTCTGGGCCGGCGTCGGCCTGCTCGCCGTGAGCGGCCCGGCCGCGGGCGCCCCCAGCGAGGTCATCATGCGGGCCATGTTCGGCGTCCGCGGCAACCGGGTGAACACCGCCGTCACCGGCTGGCTGGTCTCGGTCTGCTACCTCGCCCTCAACTGGGCCGCCGCCTCGCTCGCCGCGTTCGGCCTCGCCGAACGGGCCGGCCTCACCCCGGGCACCCCGCTGAAGGTCCTGGTCATCGTGCTGGTCGCGGCCGCCACGCTGGCCATCTCGGTGTACGGCCACGCCACCATCGTCCGGCTGTACGGGCCGTTCACCCTGGTGCTGACGGCGGTCTTCCTGCTGCTCACCGGCTACCTGCTGACCGGCGGCCACACCGACTGGCACTACCGGCCCGCCGAGCCGCTGCACGGCACCGCGCTGCTCGCCGCGCTGGCCGGCGGCACCGCGCTGATCGCCTCCGCCCCGCTCTCGTACTCCACCAGCGCCGACTTCTCCCGCTACCTGCCGCGCACCGCCTCCCCGCGCGCGGTGGCCGGCTGGACGGCGCTGGGCGCGTTCGTGCCCAGCGTGCTGTTCACCGCGCTGGGCACCCTCGCCGCCACCACCCTGGACATGACGGACCCGCAGTCCGCCCTCACCGCCGTGCTGCCCGGCTGGGCCCGGCCGCTGTTCCTGCTCGCCATCGTGCTCAGCGCCGTCGCCAACAACGCGATGACCGCGTACTCCTCCGGCCTCGCCCTGCAGGCAGTCGGCCTGCGGATCCGTCGCTCCCGCAGCGTCGCCCTGGACGGCGCGCTGGGCGTCGCGCTGACCCTGTACGCGCTGCTGGTCTCCGACTTCCTCGACACCGTCAACAGCGTGCTGGAGCTGATGGTCGCGCTCACCGGCCCGGTGATGGCCGTCTACGCCACCGACATCGTGCTGCGCCGCAACCGGTACCACGGCCCCGACCTGACCGACGAGACCCCCGCCTCGCCGCACTGGTACGCCCGCGGCGTCAACCCGGCCGGCGCCGTCGCCCTGCTGCTCGGCACCGCCGCCGCCACGCTCTGCCTGTCCACCCCGGTCTTCACCGGCTGGATCGCCGGCGCGCTGGCCGGCACCGACCTCTCCCTCCCGGCCGGGATGCTCACCGCCGCCGCGGCCTACTGGCTGCTGACGCCCCGCCGGACGGCCGGGTAG
- a CDS encoding cytochrome c oxidase subunit 4 — protein sequence MKEQGKIFAGLSVFVLAIAITYMVWTMKSDHGLEAAGTTALFLAFGLCAFIGFYLAFTAKRVDTGAGDNPEAQVSDDAGEVGFFAPHSWQPLSLAIGGALAFMGVIFGWWLLFWSIPIILIGLFGWVFEFYRGENQNQ from the coding sequence ATGAAGGAACAGGGCAAGATCTTCGCGGGTCTCTCGGTGTTCGTGCTGGCGATCGCCATCACCTACATGGTGTGGACCATGAAGTCGGACCACGGCCTGGAGGCCGCCGGCACCACCGCGCTGTTCCTGGCCTTCGGCCTGTGCGCCTTCATCGGCTTCTACCTGGCGTTCACCGCCAAGCGGGTGGACACCGGCGCGGGTGACAACCCCGAGGCCCAGGTCTCGGACGACGCCGGCGAGGTGGGCTTCTTCGCCCCGCACAGCTGGCAGCCGCTCTCGCTGGCCATCGGTGGCGCGCTCGCCTTCATGGGCGTCATCTTCGGCTGGTGGCTGCTGTTCTGGTCGATCCCGATCATCCTGATCGGCCTGTTCGGCTGGGTCTTCGAGTTCTACCGCGGCGAGAACCAGAACCAGTAG
- a CDS encoding GNAT family N-acetyltransferase, with the protein MGRVIIRQLRDTPEDAEAVDRVARTAFRDLDGRPQDDAQGPADVRRGIRSRARTRHLAVTDPEGCWIAEQDGEAVGAALSLRREGVWVLPLFVVLPSAQGQGVGRLLLERATAYGRGCLRGMLCASPSPAAARRYRRAGFTLHPAMRLTGRVDRERLLDPGEIPVHAGNATHLHLLDSVDRRVRGAAHGPDHRFMLAHYEELLVADTLAGTGYCYRDGGEVELVAATSKRIAVRLLREALARVPVGTEASVSFLTAEQEWAVDVGLDLGLSLSTRGYLGLRGMRPPAPYVPNGGYL; encoded by the coding sequence ATGGGCCGGGTGATCATTCGTCAGCTCAGGGACACCCCGGAGGACGCCGAGGCCGTGGACCGGGTCGCCCGGACGGCCTTCCGCGACCTCGACGGCCGGCCGCAGGACGACGCGCAGGGCCCGGCGGACGTCCGCCGCGGGATCCGCAGCCGGGCCCGCACCCGCCACCTGGCGGTCACCGACCCGGAGGGGTGCTGGATCGCCGAGCAGGACGGCGAGGCCGTCGGGGCGGCGCTGTCGCTGCGCCGCGAGGGGGTGTGGGTGCTGCCGCTGTTCGTGGTGCTGCCCAGCGCGCAGGGGCAGGGCGTGGGCCGGCTGCTGCTGGAGCGGGCCACCGCGTACGGGCGGGGCTGCCTGCGCGGCATGCTGTGCGCCTCGCCGTCCCCGGCGGCGGCCCGGCGCTACCGGCGGGCCGGGTTCACCCTGCACCCGGCGATGCGGCTGACCGGGCGGGTCGACCGGGAGCGGCTGCTCGACCCGGGCGAGATCCCGGTGCACGCGGGCAACGCGACGCACCTGCACCTGCTCGACTCGGTCGACCGGCGGGTGCGCGGCGCCGCGCACGGGCCGGACCACCGGTTCATGCTGGCGCACTACGAGGAGCTGCTGGTCGCGGACACCCTGGCCGGGACGGGCTACTGCTACCGGGACGGCGGCGAGGTCGAGCTGGTCGCCGCCACCTCCAAGCGGATCGCCGTCCGGCTGCTGCGCGAGGCGCTGGCCCGCGTCCCGGTCGGGACGGAGGCGAGCGTCTCCTTCCTCACCGCCGAGCAGGAGTGGGCGGTCGACGTCGGCCTCGACCTGGGCCTGTCGCTGTCCACCCGGGGCTACCTGGGCCTGCGCGGAATGCGGCCGCCCGCGCCGTACGTCCCGAACGGGGGCTACCTGTAG
- a CDS encoding TetR/AcrR family transcriptional regulator encodes MSSSVQPKRVRKNPEARRAEIVATAARIALAEGLECITMRRVAEELDVRPGLISHYFPVAEELVAEAFGTAASGELAELLPAADAALPAVRRLARFLGRTAGPRYDELSRLWLNARHLSRFRPALRERVGQQEALWRDGLTALLEAGTAAGEFRTPDPRVTAIRLLVVLDGLGAHANTDRTGRPGAVTGMAHALAESELGLPAGALGTPH; translated from the coding sequence ATGTCGTCAAGCGTCCAGCCGAAACGGGTGCGCAAGAACCCCGAGGCCAGGCGGGCGGAGATCGTGGCCACCGCGGCCCGGATCGCCCTCGCCGAGGGCCTGGAGTGCATCACGATGCGGCGGGTCGCCGAGGAGCTGGACGTCCGCCCCGGACTGATCAGCCACTACTTCCCGGTCGCCGAGGAGCTCGTCGCCGAGGCGTTCGGCACCGCCGCGTCCGGGGAGCTCGCCGAGCTGCTGCCCGCCGCCGACGCCGCCCTCCCGGCGGTCCGGCGGCTGGCCCGCTTCCTCGGCCGCACCGCCGGGCCGCGCTACGACGAGCTGAGCCGGCTGTGGCTGAACGCCCGCCACCTCAGCCGGTTCCGGCCCGCCCTGCGGGAGCGGGTCGGCCAGCAGGAGGCGCTCTGGCGGGACGGGCTGACGGCACTGCTGGAGGCCGGCACCGCCGCCGGGGAGTTCCGCACCCCGGACCCGCGGGTCACCGCGATCCGGCTCCTGGTCGTCCTGGACGGCCTCGGGGCGCACGCCAACACCGACCGCACCGGCCGACCCGGGGCGGTCACCGGGATGGCGCACGCCCTCGCCGAAAGCGAACTCGGCCTCCCGGCCGGGGCGCTCGGCACCCCGCACTGA